A genomic stretch from Empedobacter stercoris includes:
- a CDS encoding monovalent cation:proton antiporter-2 (CPA2) family protein — protein sequence MDDFLGQAFIFLFSAVICVPISKKLGMGSVLGYLIAGVLIGPYVLKFVGNDGADIMHATEFGVVMMLFLVGLELDPKEFWKMKDKIISLGGMQVLGTILITTLVGVFALKMNLPLALSISFAVTMSSTAIIMQTLSEKGLTKTSIGKSTFSVLLFQDIMVIPILAIIPLLVGDSLIQSIGDDSKSLLVGGPAFMKTLVIVGAITFIYVIGRYIITPYFKYVGQLQVREIYTASALLLVIGVSVLMQKVGISPALGAFIAGVVLANNEYKHQLESDIEPFKSLLLGIFFIAVGSTINFKLIADKPFMILGLTFGIMLIKSLVLWLIGIKHKFDFDQKWLFILLLSQVGEFAFVILALTRNLDILSKEWYDMMLATTAITMVFTPLLLVLNEKLILKYFGVKTKVKTIIQNDKIMPNSADGEIIIAGFGDFGNTISRVLKSTGIKSIVLDNDSERVEKMRKQGFNVFYGDATNINLLKSAGAEHAKYFVAALDPPEINQKLVYIVRKNFPNLEIIVRAKNRSYAYNYLKDGLNEVYRENFFSSVYVGRQILMKYGFTYDEAAKVGEIFIKSDRKSLRKIAKHAENSDQYFEASKQEFEKQMKMVAKEINNRNHGENES from the coding sequence ATGGACGATTTTCTTGGACAAGCATTTATATTTTTATTTTCAGCTGTAATCTGCGTACCGATTTCTAAAAAACTTGGTATGGGTTCGGTTTTAGGATATTTAATTGCGGGTGTTTTAATTGGACCTTATGTCCTAAAATTTGTAGGTAATGATGGAGCAGATATCATGCATGCAACAGAATTTGGTGTAGTAATGATGCTCTTCCTTGTAGGATTAGAACTTGATCCGAAAGAATTCTGGAAGATGAAAGATAAAATCATCAGCCTAGGAGGAATGCAAGTTTTGGGAACAATTCTAATTACAACATTAGTTGGAGTTTTTGCGCTGAAAATGAATTTACCCTTGGCTCTTTCCATCTCATTTGCTGTAACGATGTCTTCTACTGCGATAATTATGCAAACACTTAGCGAAAAAGGATTGACCAAAACTAGTATTGGTAAGTCGACATTCTCGGTACTTTTATTTCAAGATATAATGGTTATTCCAATACTAGCGATCATTCCGCTTTTGGTTGGAGATTCGCTCATACAATCAATCGGAGACGATTCAAAAAGCTTACTTGTTGGAGGTCCAGCCTTCATGAAAACTTTGGTAATTGTAGGAGCGATTACTTTTATTTATGTAATTGGTCGCTATATTATTACACCTTATTTCAAATATGTTGGACAGTTGCAAGTACGTGAAATTTATACAGCATCTGCGTTACTTTTGGTAATTGGCGTTTCAGTTTTAATGCAAAAAGTAGGTATTTCACCTGCTTTAGGAGCTTTCATCGCTGGTGTAGTTTTAGCAAATAATGAATATAAACATCAGTTAGAAAGTGATATCGAGCCGTTTAAATCATTGTTATTAGGAATCTTTTTTATTGCAGTTGGATCAACAATAAACTTCAAATTAATTGCAGATAAACCATTTATGATTCTTGGATTAACATTCGGAATTATGTTAATAAAATCTTTGGTTTTATGGCTAATTGGAATCAAACACAAATTTGATTTTGATCAAAAATGGTTGTTCATTTTATTATTATCTCAAGTCGGAGAATTTGCTTTTGTAATTTTAGCATTAACTCGAAATTTAGATATTTTAAGCAAAGAATGGTATGATATGATGTTGGCTACAACGGCCATTACAATGGTTTTCACGCCTTTACTTTTGGTATTAAATGAAAAATTAATTCTAAAATATTTTGGAGTCAAAACAAAAGTTAAAACCATTATTCAAAACGATAAAATAATGCCAAATTCTGCTGACGGAGAAATTATTATTGCAGGTTTTGGTGATTTTGGGAATACCATAAGCCGAGTTTTAAAAAGCACTGGAATAAAATCGATTGTTTTGGATAATGATAGTGAGCGTGTAGAGAAAATGCGCAAGCAAGGTTTTAATGTCTTTTATGGTGATGCAACAAATATTAATTTATTAAAATCTGCTGGAGCCGAACATGCTAAATATTTTGTAGCCGCTTTAGATCCACCAGAAATCAATCAAAAATTGGTATATATCGTTCGAAAAAACTTTCCAAATCTCGAAATTATTGTTCGTGCAAAAAACCGTAGTTATGCCTACAATTATTTAAAAGATGGGTTGAATGAAGTGTACAGAGAAAACTTTTTCTCATCTGTTTATGTAGGAAGACAAATTCTAATGAAATATGGTTTCACTTATGATGAAGCTGCTAAAGTTGGAGAAATTTTTATTAAAAGTGATCGTAAATCATTGCGAAAAATCGCAAAACACGCCGAAAATTCAGATCAATATTTTGAAGCTTCAAAGCAAGAATTTGAGAAACAAATGAAAATGGTTGCAAAAGAAATTAACAACAGAAATCATGGAGAAAACGAATCGTAA
- a CDS encoding SufE family protein — MKIKEIQNEIVDEFSFFDDWEQRYEYLIELGKSLETLTEEEKTDDKIIKGCQSSVWLDAELDGNTIKFKADSNAILPKGIAALLVRMYNKQTPKDILESDTDFINEIGLSEFLSPTRANGLLAMIKQFKFYAIAFQSKQNNS, encoded by the coding sequence ATGAAAATTAAAGAAATTCAAAACGAAATAGTAGACGAATTCTCATTTTTTGATGATTGGGAACAACGTTACGAATATTTAATCGAATTAGGAAAAAGTTTAGAAACATTAACTGAAGAAGAAAAAACAGATGATAAAATTATCAAAGGCTGTCAGTCTTCTGTTTGGTTAGATGCAGAACTTGATGGAAACACCATCAAATTCAAAGCCGATTCTAATGCAATTTTACCAAAAGGAATTGCTGCTTTATTGGTGAGAATGTACAACAAGCAAACGCCAAAAGATATTTTAGAATCGGATACAGATTTTATCAACGAAATTGGTTTATCAGAATTTTTATCTCCAACTCGTGCGAACGGTTTATTGGCGATGATTAAACAATTTAAATTCTATGCAATTGCATTTCAATCGAAACAAAATAATAGTTAA
- a CDS encoding diacylglycerol/lipid kinase family protein: MRYTFIVNPNSGNAKHDISIDFLQAKFDASDEIVLKETAYQFHAKELVKEAIADHSDVIVACGGDGTINEVASALVNTNIALGIIPAGSGNGLATNLNIPKDINKAIEIIKTNSVHTIDVGRVEDNYFFSNLGFGIDAEVIKTYEENQKRTITGYVDASVKTLLNYKSKLFRLYIDDVIIEKSFYYLFCSNSNIAGYGISFTPKADLSDGELDLLMIEDLDVFEQFYFSVLVLAKKIDLLEKAQYRKVKKFKIETLDGLPITYQLDGEIHQTNSPQVKVKVLPNALRIIH; this comes from the coding sequence ATGAGGTACACTTTCATTGTAAATCCAAATTCTGGAAATGCAAAACACGATATTTCAATCGATTTTCTACAAGCAAAATTTGATGCTTCTGACGAAATAGTTTTGAAAGAAACCGCTTATCAATTTCATGCAAAAGAATTGGTAAAAGAAGCAATAGCAGACCATTCGGATGTGATTGTTGCGTGTGGCGGAGATGGAACAATCAATGAAGTGGCCAGTGCTTTGGTAAATACAAATATTGCTTTGGGAATTATTCCTGCTGGTTCTGGAAATGGTTTAGCAACTAATTTGAATATTCCGAAAGATATCAACAAAGCGATTGAAATTATCAAAACAAATTCTGTGCATACAATAGATGTCGGTCGGGTAGAGGATAACTATTTTTTTAGTAATCTTGGTTTTGGAATTGATGCTGAAGTAATCAAGACGTATGAAGAGAATCAAAAGCGAACAATTACTGGTTACGTTGATGCTTCTGTTAAAACATTGTTGAATTACAAATCAAAATTATTTCGTCTTTATATAGATGATGTTATAATCGAGAAGAGTTTTTATTATCTTTTCTGTTCTAATTCAAACATTGCGGGATATGGCATCTCTTTTACACCAAAAGCAGATTTATCTGATGGAGAGTTGGATTTGTTAATGATTGAAGATTTAGATGTTTTCGAACAATTTTATTTTTCCGTTTTAGTTTTGGCTAAAAAAATTGATTTGTTAGAAAAAGCTCAATACCGTAAAGTAAAAAAATTCAAAATTGAAACCTTAGATGGTTTACCGATTACCTATCAACTTGATGGAGAAATACATCAAACTAATTCACCTCAAGTGAAAGTTAAAGTCTTACCAAATGCGTTAAGAATTATTCATTAA